One genomic window of Archangium lipolyticum includes the following:
- a CDS encoding LysR family transcriptional regulator, with product MDWDDLRYVLAIHREKTLSDAAATLGVSRTTVGRRLKEAEERLGVRLFDRTEEGFAATAAGDELAETAARLEAEIHVTEGRLLGRDAELRGRLRVSTVDFLFTGFPEVFSSFIQRYPGVEVTLGVTNAQVSLIRREADVALRLENNPAEGLVGRRVGRLQFEAYAARSLVERVGHGATLADFPWLHSDERSDGRWLDDWLARNAPGARVSLRSDDFAVRRRALSAGIGVTFLACFDGDADPGLVRVGARLSEEARDLWVLTLPELRNNSRIRAFMDHVYEAFKPHQRTLEGAHRPETAHG from the coding sequence ACGACCTTCGCTACGTGCTGGCGATCCACCGCGAGAAGACGCTGTCCGACGCCGCTGCCACCCTCGGGGTCTCTCGGACCACCGTCGGGCGGCGCCTGAAGGAGGCCGAGGAACGGCTGGGCGTCCGGCTCTTCGACCGCACCGAAGAAGGCTTCGCGGCCACGGCTGCCGGCGACGAGCTGGCCGAGACCGCGGCGCGACTGGAGGCGGAGATCCACGTGACCGAGGGGCGGCTTCTGGGCCGTGACGCCGAGCTCCGCGGCCGGCTGCGGGTCTCGACGGTGGACTTCCTGTTCACGGGTTTTCCCGAGGTGTTTTCCAGCTTCATCCAGCGTTATCCGGGGGTGGAAGTGACCCTCGGCGTGACCAATGCGCAGGTCTCGCTCATTCGCCGCGAGGCCGATGTGGCGCTGCGTCTGGAAAACAATCCGGCGGAGGGATTGGTGGGCCGCCGCGTCGGTCGATTGCAGTTCGAAGCCTACGCCGCGCGTTCACTCGTCGAGCGGGTGGGCCACGGTGCCACCCTCGCGGACTTCCCGTGGCTCCATTCAGACGAGCGCTCCGATGGACGTTGGCTCGATGACTGGCTGGCCCGGAACGCGCCGGGAGCCAGAGTGTCGCTGCGTTCCGACGACTTCGCGGTCCGCCGGCGCGCGCTCTCCGCCGGCATCGGCGTCACCTTCCTGGCGTGCTTTGACGGCGACGCTGATCCAGGGCTGGTGCGCGTGGGGGCGCGCCTCTCCGAAGAGGCGCGCGATCTCTGGGTGCTGACGCTGCCCGAGCTTCGCAACAACAGCCGTATTCGCGCCTTCATGGACCACGTCTACGAAGCCTTCAAACCCCATCAGCGCACGCTCGAGGGGGCTCATAGGCCAGAAACGGCCCACGGATGA